GTTGGCGCTGTCTGTAGGCAATGACTGTGCCCAACAGCAGGGCGATGACGGTCATGAGGTAGAGGTCCCACTCTGGGCCGAGAAGCTGGTCCAGGTCCACCTGAGAAATCAGCTCCTTCAACTGGCAGGGGCCAAAGCCAAATGGGGAGAGGACGGAGGACAAAGACGCACATGATTAATTCCAGTTCCCTTTAAGAAAGTTTCTAGAGATTCTATTTGAAAATCAAATTGTCACAGCTCCAGCGTGAGGATTTAAGAGGAAGTACTCACGTTAAGATCCTGCAGGTACTGCAGAGTGTAAATCAGGCCCAGCTTGCACAGCGCCAGGAAAACTGGGACCTGGGCATCAGGACTGGCTTCAGCGGCCATGTCGTAGAAACGCTTGGCTAAATGGATGTCCTGCAGAACCACATAAAACAATTCTCAAATCAGTCTGTGCATCTTTTAATTTGAGACCAGTGACAACAAATATTGAGCAGTGGAACTCTGTGCCCACCTGTTTGATGCCCAGGCCTTTCTCATGCATGTAACCCAGGTTAAACATGGCTTGggcactgtgctgctgctctgatgcCAGCCTGTAGTGGATGACAGCAGTCTCATAGTCCACATCTGTCCCGTAGCCATAGAAGTGGTAGTCCCCTAGTTTTATCCTTGCTACAGTGTAACCTGGGAATGACAATTACATGCATCAACTTTCACTCTAAGCAGAGGGTTTAGATTTGAGCAGTCAAATTCCACGAATTTTCTTTATGTAACGCAATCATAGATGGATTCCTAATGATACTAAAAATAAATCTAGCACAGACATAAAAATGGTTGAAGGACAGAGTGTGTACGGACTCACCTTGTGCTGCAGCTCTTGTCCAGTGGAGCAAAGCACGAGGGTAAGTCTCATTCTCACTGAAGATCTTCACTCCTTCTGTTTGTTACAatccaaagacaaaaaaaacaaaggttaGGTTCTAACTTTTACCAAAGTTGATGATGTTGACAAAGATTTGCATAATTAACTCGCAAGCATTTTTTTCCCAAACTgcaatttgattattttgagGCAAATAGGATAAATATTTATTGTTAGTTCATGGTTTTGGAACCTGATGAGCTTTTCACTTAAACCCACTTTCTCTCCATTAACTTTCTTTCTGACACTGATGTCGTGGTTTTTCTTACTCTGGTCGAGAACGAAGGCCACGTTGCTCTGGGCCACCTCGTAGCCCTGCTCGGCCAGCAGCAGATACTGGACCAGCGCGGCATCTGTCTCACCCTCCTTAAAGCTGCCGTAGGCCGCCATGAGACGCTCCGACCAGCGACCGCGCTCACACACATTCTTGAAAAGCTGCAACGAAGATACAGGCACACAGTGTGACACACCAGAAAACTGAGCCTTTGTAACAGCGGCGCACAATGTTGTCATTGCAGTGGTTTCTAAGGTTGTAGATTGTATAATTTTCCAACTTGCAATACGATACAAGAGTGTAAATAAAGACCACTGGCAGGAGCCGAGAACAAATGATAACTGTTAGCTAAGTAATTGTCAGGATATGGGCTTTAATGGATGATGAATGCTGAATCACAGGAGAGAGTTGCTTTAAATTCTCCTAATTTCAACATAATACAATACACACCTCCACAGCAGTGTGGCAGGAGCGCATCACACCAGTACCAGTAGCATGCATCTGGGCCAAGTTGTAGAAGGCCAGGATGTGGCCTGCCTGTGAGGCCAGGTTGAAGAATTTAAGTGCCTGCTTGTAATCCCGCTTCACACCGATCCCATCTGAGGAACGACAGAGAAAAAACCATTAAATTAAATGCAGGAGAAAGGAAGTATTCTAGtcaatagaaatgaaaatgatgtgaagaaaataaagagaaagagagattgagGGCTAGTTAACACATTCTTCAAATCTGTTAGTAAACAGATAGTAAACATATTTGAAGAATCTGTTTACTATCAGATGCAATAACAAGATTTACCAGACAGGCAAGAAAAGCTATGACAAGAGGCCATGGCACACTGAAGGATGCTGTGTACCACAAGCACACACCATGCACAGGTGCACATAgccatacatgcatacatacacggACACTTAGTCCTCAACACTCACTGTAATACATGGTGCCCAGCTGGAGTTGTCCGTCCACCCAGCCCTGCTCTGCTGCCTTCTGGAAGTATTTCAGTGCCAGCTCATAGTTCTGAAGACACAAACGCACAACTTTCAAATGGCTGCTCTGATTTCATGCTTTGCGCTGAAAACCAAACAACTTTACTGACATTTAAATTCCTATTCCTAGTGCCAAAAACTGTGGCTGCCAGGTTAGCAACACAGAGTAAGCTGCAAGGGTCTGAGAGGGTGTATCTTAAACTTGGACATGATTTTAgatgtgtgtaatgtgtctgTAATGTGTTAAGGTTTCTTACCACTGGGACACCTCTTCCATATAGGTAGGCCATTCCCAGGCCACTCTGTCCCACTGGATTACCCTGGAAGAAAAAACGCAACAAGTAAGTGAAAAGGATCGCATCAAAGCAATTAATGACCATGAATGACAACTGAATAACACTGATACAAACACTGAAGGGTAAATTAGCCAGTTCAGATAACATTAGTTTACAGCTTCTTACTTACCAAGTCAGAGGCCTTCTTAAAGTACTGCAGGGCCGTCTCGTTGTTCTGAGGGATAAACTCGCTGCCTTCTGAGTACATCTGAAGGACAGAAGGAGTCATATCTCTTCAAAATCAAAAACTTGATGCAGTGCCTCAAATACAAATGCACTGCAGTGCCCTCTGTTAAAACAGCAATGCCAAATCATCGGCTTCATTTATTTTGGATTCAATTTAgaccctctctctgctctccaacTCGCTGACTGGGCTACACGTTTAGACTGTTTACAAACACCAAACAAGTTAAACAGATGGGAAAAACCTAAATATACAGGAGTATGTATTTTTATAGGTCAGGCATCATGTGCAGCAagtaaaaaacaagaaataagtGTAATAAAACTGTgtcattacaaacaaaaaaaatcagtttcaacCACTGTTCCCTaatagagagaaaaagggtGTGAAAGACATCTCACCCACCTTGCCGAGGAAAGCCATAGCGTGTGTATTCCCTGCATTTGCAGCCTGGGTGAAGTAGTCATATGCCCTCTGTTGGACAGGAAGCATCAGAAATACGTTTATCGGTGCAAATTACAATCACAAGAATACAATACTTATAAAgactctttaaaaaaaaaagtcacctgATGATTCTGTTCTACTCCACGTCCTCCATGCAGGTGTAGCTGACCTAATCCCACCTATCAGGGGAAACAAAGAACCAAGTTACTGTTAATGACACATAATTAGTATTATAAAAGATGAAAACTATTTCAGATTGATACTTTACATTCACACAACGCCGTATTTTCTTCCTCTAATTACGTAAATGTAATATGGCTGAGATATCGGCATGCACAGTGACAAATGTGTGAATTCTCAAACAAAGTAAACTGTGATTATGACTGACCATTGTGACCTGTTGCTTTCCCCTCATGCTACGTCTATCATTAGCTTCCTGACCATAGACggacaaaaactgtaaaacttgGCTGAAGACACGCTGTAGCCAAGTCACAACCACCAGAAATCcatttaaaatagattttattcaTCCTCAGATGCATGGACTATATGGAACTCATATTATCAGTGCGGGTGCAACAGGttgtcatgaaaaaaacaacaacaaccatgtTGCGGCAATGAACGAAGGACACTGATTGATGATGACGCTATTTTACCTGAGCTTGTACATCTCCTTTCTCAGCTAAAAACTGGTAGTACTGAATCAAGTCCTCCTCCAGCATCCCACTGGTAGATCCTGGGTTCTCCACCTCATCCAGCAGCCTGATCCTCTGCACTGCTGAGCCCCCTGTCAGGGACACATCA
The DNA window shown above is from Enoplosus armatus isolate fEnoArm2 chromosome 19, fEnoArm2.hap1, whole genome shotgun sequence and carries:
- the LOC139302072 gene encoding protein sel-1 homolog 1-like, whose product is MGYKRHLKTARTFYFLTILLIIFVKGITADEQHGNNGPELKSYHDPDSEEEDVRLASGIVAGASVTSGHEVSQPEEEKQPPGDGLEGEEKEDLPEQPPPVEEKPKEVPVVNGGTAHGEPCIFPFLFQGKEYLDCTTDGRGDGRLWCATTYDYDQEKKWGFCETEEQAQQRLQAEEAEEQYQTVLRMLNATTRRTQKKELYEKLLKVAEKGHQKAMEKVAYAMLFGDYMNQNVTKAKEMFEKLAMEGSPKAQTALGFLYAAGLGVNSSQAKALVYYTFGALGGNLVAHMILGYRYWGGVGVPQSCESALTHYRLVANQVASDVSLTGGSAVQRIRLLDEVENPGSTSGMLEEDLIQYYQFLAEKGDVQAQVGLGQLHLHGGRGVEQNHQRAYDYFTQAANAGNTHAMAFLGKMYSEGSEFIPQNNETALQYFKKASDLGNPVGQSGLGMAYLYGRGVPVNYELALKYFQKAAEQGWVDGQLQLGTMYYNGIGVKRDYKQALKFFNLASQAGHILAFYNLAQMHATGTGVMRSCHTAVELFKNVCERGRWSERLMAAYGSFKEGETDAALVQYLLLAEQGYEVAQSNVAFVLDQKGVKIFSENETYPRALLHWTRAAAQGYTVARIKLGDYHFYGYGTDVDYETAVIHYRLASEQQHSAQAMFNLGYMHEKGLGIKQDIHLAKRFYDMAAEASPDAQVPVFLALCKLGLIYTLQYLQDLNLKELISQVDLDQLLGPEWDLYLMTVIALLLGTVIAYRQRQHQIIVPPRPPAPAPAPPPRPPQEQRQAQAEPQGEGETQAQGPAQEEEEQQ